The genomic segment GGAAGGAAGGACTTCTCTTTTTATTTATCCTCCATATGAGTTTAAAATCGTTGATCATTTATTAACAAATTTTCATCTTCCAGAAACAACTCTTCTAATTCTTGTGGCTGCTTTTGCCTCCAGAGAAATGATTTTTAAATGTTACAGAGAAGCGATAAAGGAAAAATATATGTTTTATTCTTATGGAGATGCAATGCTTATTCTTTAGAGATTAAAATAAGTTTTTATAATTTCAATTACACCTTTTCTTAAAAGCATTATAGCGATTGAAGCCAAGAAAAGACTTGCTATTTTGGATAAAGTCTTTGTTCCTGATTGTCCAAGGAATTTAGAAATAGGGATAGAGAACTCAAAAATGAGTCCTGCAAAAAGAATATTCAAAATTACCGCAATAGCAGTTAGAAAAACTCCATAGGCATTTACAAGAATAATTGAAGTAGTAAGAACAGCAGGTCCTGTAATTAAAGGAACTCCCAACGGAACGGCTCCAAGAGTGTCCCGGTCAATACCTTTTGTGAGTTTCTCCCCCCTCGTCAAGTCTGTAAGAGCTATTGTTAGAAGTAAGATTCCTCCTGCTATCATAAAGTCTGAAACACTTACACCAATAACTTTCATCAATTCTGGCCCAACAAATAGAAAAACAATAGCTACAGCTGAAGCAGTTAAAATAGATTGAAATAAAACGTTCTTCTTCCTTTTTTTACTTAAACCCTCGGTAAGATTTATGAAGAGAGGTAAAATACCAATGGCATCCACTGCAAAAAATAAAGGAACAAAGCAAAGCCAAAAATTTTTCATTTTCTAACTTCCTCAAAGAAAGGGGTTTTTCTAATCTCCACACATTTGGCAGCATAAATATACAACGCCGCTGACCAGCTTTGCCAATCTTCGCCCATCGGCTCTCCATTTTGCGCCTTTATCCATTCATTAAAGCCGAAATCAAGTCTTTTATTCCTCGAAAATTTTACTAAATTTGTAAGTTCCATGAGCTTATCTTCTGCTAACTCATATTTCCCAATGGCAACTAAAGCTGCTATATAAAAACCACATATAAAAGGCCAAATCCCACCATTTTGGTATTCTCCTGGATTATTATAAATAGCGTATCTTGGCATCCAATCAGGATCTTCTGGATGTATAAAAGGGAAAAGACAGGGAGGCAAGTTTCCCCAAAGAAGCCCTTTTTTCTGCATAACCTTAATTTCTTTTTCAACCCAGTTAATAATTTCCTCTCCTTTTTTTCTATCACATAAGCCTGAGAGAATTGCAAGAGAGTTTCCCAAAAGGTCAAACCTCGTGCTTTTATATATTTTATAAATCCAGAATGCATAATAAGGTTTATTAGTTAACAAAAAGCTTCCTCTTCTCTTTGGATCTATTGTAAGCGTTTCTATTAATCTTTTTAATTTTTTTGCTCTTTCATAATTGCCCAATAACTTCAAATAGGTGTATACGATAGTGTTTAGAAATAAACTATGGCCTAAAACCCAGAGTTCATCTCTCCAGTCACTTGTTGGGAGTTGTGCAACCATAACATTATCTTCTGGACTCTGATACTCCATCCATTTCATTGCTTTTTCTACGGCTTCAGCAAGAAAATTTTTCTCTCCGCTAAAATTTCTAAAAAAACCCACTGCCATAAGAAATAATGGAGTAGTATCACTTGAACCTCTATCTTTTGGAGTGTGGACAAAAGAGGGTATATGTCCATGCTCAGTCTGATTTTTTGCAAGCCTTTCAAGAACTTTACGAAGCACTTCAATTAATTTTTTATTCTCTGAGGTTAAAAAACCTAAGGAAGAAATCATTAAATCCCTTGTGTATGGTTCAGGATACCCCCATCCTGCAGTTCTTGGCAAACCTTTATAAGGACCTTTCGCATTGTTAAGTAGAACATCTATCGCTGCTTCTTTTGCTCTTTCAATCAGTTCTTTATCGTAATTCATGAAAGACCAAATTTTTCTGTTATTATTTTTACAAACTTCCTGGTTATAACTCTATAATCAAAAAGTTCCACAACTCTTTTCCTGCCAGCTTTTCCCATTTTTTCTCTAAGTTTTTCGTCTTCCATTAAATCCATAAGATAATTTGCAATATC from the candidate division WOR-3 bacterium genome contains:
- a CDS encoding MarC family protein, yielding MKNFWLCFVPLFFAVDAIGILPLFINLTEGLSKKRKKNVLFQSILTASAVAIVFLFVGPELMKVIGVSVSDFMIAGGILLLTIALTDLTRGEKLTKGIDRDTLGAVPLGVPLITGPAVLTTSIILVNAYGVFLTAIAVILNILFAGLIFEFSIPISKFLGQSGTKTLSKIASLFLASIAIMLLRKGVIEIIKTYFNL
- a CDS encoding glycoside hydrolase 100 family protein, giving the protein MNYDKELIERAKEAAIDVLLNNAKGPYKGLPRTAGWGYPEPYTRDLMISSLGFLTSENKKLIEVLRKVLERLAKNQTEHGHIPSFVHTPKDRGSSDTTPLFLMAVGFFRNFSGEKNFLAEAVEKAMKWMEYQSPEDNVMVAQLPTSDWRDELWVLGHSLFLNTIVYTYLKLLGNYERAKKLKRLIETLTIDPKRRGSFLLTNKPYYAFWIYKIYKSTRFDLLGNSLAILSGLCDRKKGEEIINWVEKEIKVMQKKGLLWGNLPPCLFPFIHPEDPDWMPRYAIYNNPGEYQNGGIWPFICGFYIAALVAIGKYELAEDKLMELTNLVKFSRNKRLDFGFNEWIKAQNGEPMGEDWQSWSAALYIYAAKCVEIRKTPFFEEVRK